A genomic segment from Salvelinus alpinus chromosome 8, SLU_Salpinus.1, whole genome shotgun sequence encodes:
- the zc2hc1a gene encoding zinc finger C2HC domain-containing protein 1A isoform X2 has product MEDFEDVEEAPPSNEELIPCKICGRSFFTKVLKKHTPICQKAAAKKRKVFDSGRQRAEGTEISTIKPIKSKPEPPKKQSNWRRKHEDFIATIRAAKGITQVMKDGGPLPPPPPPSYDPDYIQCPYCERRFSENAADRHMKFCKEQHARMQNKAKVPGAVDAKKTPARTQFKPPAHVKKANSPAVSAVPSSSRLPQRSVLGQPSGISSSKVPSAGSVRRAPSGYSPNRSATSGLTSPPSGVGGKPRPVGSYGSVKISQTAGGLNNRKAYNADKYNSRSDGKSENDVDNGEMMTMFCNECGTKYPVDWAKFCCECGVRRMCI; this is encoded by the exons ATGGAGGACTTTGAAG ATGTGGAAGAGGCTCCGCCCTCCAACGAAGAGCTGATCCCCTGTAAAATCTGTGGAAGGAGCTTCTTCACTAAAGTcctg AAGAAACATACCCCAATCTGTCAGAAAGCAGCAGCTAAGAAGAGGAAGGTGTTTGACTCTGGCAGGCAGAGAGCTGAGGGAACAGAGATCTCCACTATCAAACCCATCAAATCTAAG ccgGAGCCTCCTAAGAAGCAGTCTAACTGGCGCAGGAAACATGAGGACTTCATTGCCACCATCAGAGCTGCCAAGGGCATCACTCAGGTCATGAAGGATGGGGGACCCTtaccccctcctccaccaccctcctACGACCCAG ATTATATCCAGTGTCCATACTGTGAGCGGCGGTTCAGTGAGAATGCAGCAGACAGACACATGAAATTCTGTAAGGAGCAGCACGCTCGCATGCAGAATAAGGCCAAGGTACCCGGGGCTGTGGACGCCAAGAAAACACCTGCACGCACACAG TTCAAACCTCCTGCTCATGTGAAGAAGGCTAACTCTCCTGCTGTGTCCGCTGTGCCCTCTTCCTCCCGTTTACCCCAGAGATCTGTCCTGGGCCAGCCCTCCG GGATTTCATCCAGTAAGGTTCCCTCTGCAGGATCAGTGAGGAGAGCTCCATCTGGTTACTCTCCTAACCGCAGCGCCACTTCTGGCCTCACCAGTCCACCTTcagg tgTTGGAGGTAAGCCCCGTCCAGTAGGTTCCTATGGCTCTGTGAAAATCTCTCAGACAGCAGGGGGACTCAACAACAGGAAAGCCTACAACGCAGACAAATACAACTCCAG GAGCGATGGCAAAAGTGAAAACGATGTGGATAATGGTGAAATGATGACAATGTTCTGCAACGAGTGTGGAACCAAGTACCCTGTAGACTGGGCCAAGTTCTGCTGTGAGTGTGGGGTCCGTAGGATGTGTATTTAA
- the zc2hc1a gene encoding zinc finger C2HC domain-containing protein 1A isoform X1 yields the protein MEDFEDVEEAPPSNEELIPCKICGRSFFTKVLKKHTPICQKAAAKKRKVFDSGRQRAEGTEISTIKPIKSKSHTSTTTAKTVKPEPPKKQSNWRRKHEDFIATIRAAKGITQVMKDGGPLPPPPPPSYDPDYIQCPYCERRFSENAADRHMKFCKEQHARMQNKAKVPGAVDAKKTPARTQFKPPAHVKKANSPAVSAVPSSSRLPQRSVLGQPSGISSSKVPSAGSVRRAPSGYSPNRSATSGLTSPPSGVGGKPRPVGSYGSVKISQTAGGLNNRKAYNADKYNSRSDGKSENDVDNGEMMTMFCNECGTKYPVDWAKFCCECGVRRMCI from the exons ATGGAGGACTTTGAAG ATGTGGAAGAGGCTCCGCCCTCCAACGAAGAGCTGATCCCCTGTAAAATCTGTGGAAGGAGCTTCTTCACTAAAGTcctg AAGAAACATACCCCAATCTGTCAGAAAGCAGCAGCTAAGAAGAGGAAGGTGTTTGACTCTGGCAGGCAGAGAGCTGAGGGAACAGAGATCTCCACTATCAAACCCATCAAATCTAAG TCACACACTTCTACCACCACTGCTAAGACTGTGAAA ccgGAGCCTCCTAAGAAGCAGTCTAACTGGCGCAGGAAACATGAGGACTTCATTGCCACCATCAGAGCTGCCAAGGGCATCACTCAGGTCATGAAGGATGGGGGACCCTtaccccctcctccaccaccctcctACGACCCAG ATTATATCCAGTGTCCATACTGTGAGCGGCGGTTCAGTGAGAATGCAGCAGACAGACACATGAAATTCTGTAAGGAGCAGCACGCTCGCATGCAGAATAAGGCCAAGGTACCCGGGGCTGTGGACGCCAAGAAAACACCTGCACGCACACAG TTCAAACCTCCTGCTCATGTGAAGAAGGCTAACTCTCCTGCTGTGTCCGCTGTGCCCTCTTCCTCCCGTTTACCCCAGAGATCTGTCCTGGGCCAGCCCTCCG GGATTTCATCCAGTAAGGTTCCCTCTGCAGGATCAGTGAGGAGAGCTCCATCTGGTTACTCTCCTAACCGCAGCGCCACTTCTGGCCTCACCAGTCCACCTTcagg tgTTGGAGGTAAGCCCCGTCCAGTAGGTTCCTATGGCTCTGTGAAAATCTCTCAGACAGCAGGGGGACTCAACAACAGGAAAGCCTACAACGCAGACAAATACAACTCCAG GAGCGATGGCAAAAGTGAAAACGATGTGGATAATGGTGAAATGATGACAATGTTCTGCAACGAGTGTGGAACCAAGTACCCTGTAGACTGGGCCAAGTTCTGCTGTGAGTGTGGGGTCCGTAGGATGTGTATTTAA